DNA sequence from the Coregonus clupeaformis isolate EN_2021a chromosome 30, ASM2061545v1, whole genome shotgun sequence genome:
TCTCCTCCAGCGCCTCACTATTCTCTGTGTTGGTGGCTCCCAAGTGGGAAGTAGGAACAGAGAGACGTGATCTGATTGGCTGTAGTGGGGGCTTTGTACGCATCACAGATGTTTTTGTATACATGGTCAAGCACGCTGGATCCTTTTGTGGGGCAGGATACATGTTGGGAAAATTTGTTTTAGCCGGGCTTGGTTAAAGTCACCCATGACAATAAAGACTGCTTCCGGGTGAGAGGATTCTTGCTGGCTAATGATCTTGTAAAGTTCACTGAGTGCCGCCTTGGTGTTTGCTTGTAGCATATGAATTCCCTCGGCATATAGTGGGGTCTGCATTTTAGCATCAAGAAACTCCAGGTCGAGTGAACAGCAGCTTGCGATGTTTTAACTTCGGTAAACCAGGAATTGTTTGAGAAAACATACCTCTCCCCCCGACTTACCAGAAGCCGCCGTTAGATCCATTCGGAATATGGGGAAGCGGTGTAGTTGAATAGCAGAATCGAGTGTATTGTACGTAAGCCACGTCTCAGTAAAAAGAGACAGCATTCCCTGATGTCCCTCTGCGATTGAAGCCTTGCTCTGTGTTCAAAGTTTATTAATCACCCACGGACTGGTTCATAATAATGGACTTTTCCGCCCTGACAGAGTTCCCGTGCATTGTTTCACGCAATATGATTGTAAATGTGACTTTGATTGAAATTACGCTGCAGCAATGAGGCGCTTTCAGAGCGGGGCAGAGAaaagaaaaatatttaatttcAACAGAAAAATTACCTAAGTTAACACATTTCTTTAGTAAAAAGACAGGTGCTGCTGATAATACTGCCATCATTGTCAAAGCAGAggacatgtacagtatgtgtagcccatgtaccTGATGCTGTCTGACcaaaaagagtatggcatgtGATATTCtctttggccagacagcatcagatacttgggctacatacactgagtgcacaaaacattaggaacacctactctttccatgacatagactgaccaggtgaatccaagtgaaagctatgatcccttattgatgtcacctgttaaatccacttcaatcagtgtagatgaagtggaggagacaggttaaagaaggatttttaagccttgaaacaattgagacatggattgtgtacagtgagggaaaaaagtatttgatcccctgctgattttgtacgtttgcccactggcaaagaAATGATCATCACATTTTAATGGTAgaattatttgaacagtgagagacagaataacaacaaaaaaatccagaaaaacacatgtcaaaaatgttataaattgatttgcattttaatgagggaaataagtatttgacccctccgcaaatcatgacttagtacttggtggcaaaacccttgttggcaatcacagaggtcagatgtttcttgtagttggccaccaggtttgcacacatctcaggagggattttgtcccactcctctttgcagatcttctccaagttattaaggtttcgaggctgacatttggcaactcgaacattcagctccctccacagattttctatgggattaaggtctggagactggctaggccactccaggaccttaatgtgtttcttcttgagccactcctttgttgccttggccatgtattttgggtcattgtcatgctggaatacccatccacgacccattttcaatgccttggctgagggaaggaggttctcacccaagatttgacggtacatggccctgtccatcgtccctttgatgcagtgaagttgtcctgtccccttagcagaaaaacacccccaaagcatgtttccacctccgtgtttgacggtggggatggtgttcttggggtcataggcagcattcctcctcctccaaacacagcgagttgagttgatgccaaagagctccattttggtctcatctgaccacaacactttcacccagttctcctctgaatcattcagatgttcattggcaaacttcagacggccctgtatatgtgctttcttgagcagggggaccttgcgggcgctgcaggatttcagtccttcacggcgtagtgtgttaccaattgttttcttggtgactatggtcccagctgtcttgagatcattgacaagatcctcccgtgtagttctgggctgattcctcaccgttctcatgatcattgcaactccacgagttgagatcttgcatggagccccaggccgagggagattgacagttatttagtgtttcttccatttgcgattaatcacaccaactgctgtcaccttctcaccaagctgcttggcgatggtcttgtagcccattccagccttgtgtaggtctacaatcttgtccctgacatccttggagagctctttggtcttggccatggtggagagtttggaatctgattgattgattgcttctgtggaccggtgtcttttatacaggtaacaagctgagattgggagcactccctttaagagtgtgctcctaatctcagctcattacctgtataaaagacacctgggagccagaaatctttctgattgagagggggtcaaatacttatttccctcattaaaatgcaaatcaatttataacatttttgacatgcgtttgtctggatttttttgttcttattctgtctctcactgttcaaataaacctaccattaaaattatagactgatcatttttctttgtaagtgggcaaacgtacaaaatcaacaggggatcaaatacttttttccctcactgtatgtgtgccattcagagggtgaatgggaaagacaatgGGGCCTCTGCCTGGGGCCTCCCCTGCTACCAGAAGGTGTCATTATAATTACAGACTGTACTAGGAGGCATAGGCACCTGCTTTTAGTCAGGTTTGATAGGCTATGTGTGTCACATCATCATAGTATGCCTTTCTTGGTATTTAATGTGTAGTCTATTAAGACATTTTTCAAGTACAGTATCTTTGTGGCACATGGATCATGTAGGCCTAAACTACACAGAGGAGCAACAAGCTCCTTTAGAGCAAATTAGGCCTACTCATATGAAGCAAAGGACTGAATGCACTTGTAAAATGACATTTTAACATCTGCTAtgtcagggttccccaactggcggcccgcgggtGATTTCATTtcgccccccaagttttctgagtcCCCCCTATTTGTAAAATGTTCATTGCTCGACATAAAAGacagtaaaaacaccaggaaatcagctgaTTTTAATTTAATAAATATTTTCCCCATTATTcccacataatagagagacacatgATCGAATACAAATTTAAGCAAGGCTTGAATTTATTATGTTTTAGTGAAACAGTATAtgtgtttgggcttcttgcggttaaTTTgctgtctacaaattatttgtattatgttccggccccctgaccatccattCAACATAAAATCGGCCcggggctgaatctagttgatgatccctgtgcTGTGTTCTCAAAACGGCCATCTCAGCACTGTTCAGTTCAGCACTGATGAAACGTCCAACTGTTTCATCATGGCTCCCCTGCCAGTGCAAATGCAGTCTTAAAGAAAACCGCACAATCATTCATCTTATGATGATCAAGCGTGCTAACATTTCACTGTTCATTTTCTGTTGTATGGTAGAGCTAAATAAATCAAATTTTTGGTCAGGATTTATTATGAAATATAGTTTTCGCTTTCTCACCTCCCCTcgcctttcctccctccctttctcccccacACGTATGCATTCACACACATACGCGACCCCCTCCCCCTTTTCATCATTTCCCATCTCCCTCTTCTCTAAAACAAACATGGCCGCTAAATCTGATGGTGCACCCGTCTCGTTGCGAAATGACATCCTGCCCGAGTGCCTGTCCGGTTCAGATCAACGTTCGCTTCAGTGCCACCCTGCTAGGAAGCGCTACTCGCTCCTCGACTGCAGCTGGACGCTATGTGCCCTTTTGGTCTTCTTTTCGGACGGGGCCTCAGACCTGTGGCTGGCCGCGGACTACTACCTCAGGCGGAACTACTGGTGGTTTGCATTGACACTGGTCTTCGTGATCGTTCCATCTGTGGTGGTTCAGGTGTTGAGTTTTAGGTGGTTCGCCTATGATTATTCGGATACCAACGACAGTAGCACAGCCGCAGCTGCCGTGGTCGCAGCATCGGACGCGAAGAGCCATTTCAGCACCAAGGACAGCGATCAAGGGGTTGCTGGCCGCGATGCAGCGGTCGGGGCATTGCCTACGACCGGCACTATGGGAGGCGCCCGGGGCTGCTGCAGAGCCTTTATGTGGCTCTTTCAATGCTTCATCCATATATTTCAGCTAGCACAGGTCTGGAGGTAAGATCACTCATACACGGATACTGTACTGGCTTGAACGTGTGTGTGAGACGGGGTTCTGCTTAGATGGTGATCAAAACATTCCAAAAGCCCTACTAGTCTACTATATCTTGGTTTGTTTTAACAGCTCAATTTTGAACATTATTGTTAAACACATATCCTAATTTCAGCCTTTTCCCTACTAAACTAAACTCACCCAGAGAAGGCTACTCTATTCACAATGTCGATATGTCTTTTGTATCGCTTTCTTTGACGTCTGGTAACGAAGGAAGGGAGTTGTAAGCTCCTCCCCCCTCACGAGCTTCTAGGTCAATAATCTCCCGGGGAAAATCGTCTACTCATCCACACCGTCTGCTTTATGAACACACAAATCCCCTTTGTCTAACTTCCATCGTTTGAGTGTGAAAGTGTCGGGTCTTCTGTGAGATGGGGAGTGTTAGGATTTGATATCAGGGCATGGATTTCCTATGTTATGGATTTTCTATCTATGCCATACATGCCAAATATGGAAAATAGGCTAGACATGTTAGGAGGATGTAACAAATATATCTTAGTCTCATTGCATTTCACAGTGCAGATATATGGCTCTGGAGGTCTACTCAGCCACAGATACAGAAGTAGTAGTCTTCGGAATCAGCCATAGTCTGTGATGATTGGTTTTGACAGGCTCTAGCTGTGCCTTTGAACTGTAGTGAGAAGACTGGTAGGCTAATTGTATTTACAGCAGCCAGTGATACAGACCTCAGAGGCAAATCATTCATTCTCTATGTCCTTttatcccccacctctctctctctttctctctctctctcactgttccccTGGGACAGAAAGTAAGTTTACATAGCTAGGCAACTGTATGTCAATTTACCTGTGAGGGATTGGCCTTTAGGTCAATTCACTGTCACTTGAATGAGTCTGCCAGCACATGATCTACTGTAGAAACACTATTTGAATAGACAACCACGCCATCATTTCTTTCTTTGCAAAATCAGTTAACTGGTCTTTTTCACTGCATCTGCATCTTTAAACTGCATCATTGGGAAATgtttgtaagcaagcatttcactataaAGTCTACCccagttgtattcagcgcatgtgataAATCAAATTGGTTTAGTTTTGATTGGATTTTAGATTACTCCATGGGCAGGATTTACATATTCTTTATTTCCTCGTATAGATTGAGACACGGTACCGTCCAGTCTGAGGAGTCTATTGAAAGTCTCTGAGGCAAAGTGGTATTAGCTGTAATTCCATTAAAGCTGTTGTGTGTGCTCTGTTCCATGCGGCTGGTCTCGGAATGGCGTGTCTGCGCATTAAAGAGGATTACCATTGTATGTTTTACCCTCAGGTGTTGACTCAGGAATTAACTGTCActgatacacagacagacaggtgcaCAGGGATGGAGGCGAGTAAAGGCTAATGATGCTGTTCTGTGGTCAGCAAAGCATGTTGTCATTACATTTCAATCAGCTTGGATGATATTAGATGGGAGTGGCATGGCAGAATGCTTTTGGACCACTTTGAATGAGAATAATCATCAGTGGGCAACTATAgcatgcatgtctgtgtgttctgtgtgtgtatatgacatCCCCAGGCAGAGGAAACCAGAACAAAAAGGGTTATACTCACTCCCTCCTGGTTCACTAGGCTCATTGAGATACTATAGGACAGGGCTCTGTTTTGTCCCATCCTCCCTCTAGCCATCACCGAGCCACATTTAGTTCCGGTTCCACCATCACAGAGAAACATTTATCTTTCACACAATCAGTCGGAGGTAATGACTCATGACAAAAACAGTCACTACATTTAGAGAGGTTGAAGTCAAATGAGGAAGCCACATTTTATATTGTCAAAGCGATCACTTCTGTAGCCTAGAGAGGACAGGATGAAGTGACCAGTCAGATTCATGCTCAGTGGCACTCTACCAAGAGACGACAAACTATTACCAGTTATTCTGTCTGGATGGAGTGACAGCTCCCAGGCTGTCTGGAGTTTGAAGTTCAGTTGCTAGAATGAGGCTGGACTGAGGCTGCACTGAGCCATCTGTCTTGAGATGGTGCTGGCATGTGGCTAAAACAGAATGATATGGAGTGTTTCTTGATAGCTCTCACAAATTTGGACATGATTCTAATATCATACTCATGcccttccctctctgtccctacccccccacctccctcttcccctctgatGTTCCACAGGTATGTCCATGCCCTGTACTTGGGGGTGCAGAGTCGCTGGCGTGGGGACCATGAGCGCCGTCACTTCTACTGGCGCATGATGTTTGAGAGTGCTGACATCAGCATGCTGCGCCTGCTGGAGTCCTTCCTAAAGAGCGCCCCCCAGCTGGTCCTGCAGCTCAGCATCATGGTCCAGGCCAGCCAGGTCCTCCCGCTGCAGGGTGAGTCACGGTCTGAACACAAAAACTGTCCTGAACCTTAATAATTACTAGTGGCATCACCATCTCAAACTCCCCCATACAATCCACAGTGATGACCTATCCTTGACATTGACACGTCCTTTACCTTACTAATCACTCACTAGTGACATCACCATCTCAAATTACCCAGTATCTTGACACATTCTATACCCAAACCCATATATATTGCTTAtgcctatacagtgccttgcaaaagtattcatcccccttggcgtttttcctattttgttgcattacaacctgtaaaaaaaattacttgtttcaaaaaataaaaaataatggaaaagtggtgcgtgcatatgtaaataagcccctaaataagatttggtgcaaccaattaccttcagaagtcacataattagttaaataaagtccacctgtgtggaatctaagtgtcacatgatctcagtatatatacacctgttctgaaaggctccagggtctgcaacaccactaagcaaggggcaccacccagaaagctgcaccatgaagaccaaggagctttccaaacaggtcagggacaaagttgtggagaagtacagatcagggttgggttataaaaaaaatatctgaaactttgaacatcccacagagcaccattaaatccattattaaaaaatggaaagaatgtggcaccacaactgtcacgatcgttgaacggagtagaccaaggcgcagcgttgaaggcaaacatactttattatccaaagtgataacacgaacaaaacaataaacgaataacgtgacgtcctaggttaaacaaccaacacggaacaaaccaaaaggaacaagatcccacaactactgtgggaaaacagcctgtttaaatgtggttcccaatcagagacaaccagccacagctgacactcgttgcctctgattgagaaccacactggccaacatagaaatagaacacatagaactacaacacagaactcaaacacatagaatctacacaccctggctcaacatatacagtggggaaaaaaagtatttagtcagccaccaattgtgaaagttctcccacttaaaaagatgagagaggcctgtaattttcatcataggtacacgtcaactatgacagacaaaatgaggaaaaaaaatccagaaaatcacattgtaggattttttatgaatttatttgcaaattatggtggaaaataagtatttggtcaataacaaaagtttctcaatactttgttatataccctttgttggcaatgacacaggtcaaacgttttctgtaagtcttcacaaggttttcacacacggtattttggccctttctccatgcagatctcctctagagcgtgatgttttggggctgtcgctgggcaacacggactttcaactccctccaaagattttctatggggttgagatctggagactggctaggccattccaggaccttgaaatgcttcttacgaagccactccttcgttgcccgggcggtgtgtttgggatcattgtcatgctgaaaaactcagccacgtttcatcttcaatgcccttgctgatggaaggaggttttcactcaaaatctcatgatacatggccccattcattctttcctttacacggatcagtcgtcctggtccctttgcagaaaaacagccccaaagcatgatgtttccacccccatgcttcacagtaggtatggtgttctttggatgcaactcagcattctttgtcctcgaaacacgacgagttgagttttgaccaaaaagttctattttggtttcatctgaccatatgacattctcccaatcctcttctggatcatccaaatgcactctagcacgggcctggacatgtactggcttaagcagggcactgcaggatttatgtccctggcggcgtagtgtgttactgatggtaggctttgttactttggtcccagctctctgcaggtcattcactaggtccccccgtgtggttctgggatttttgctcaccggtcttgtgatcattttgaccccacggggtgagatcttgcgtggagccccagatcgagggagattatcagtggtcttgtatgccttccatttcctaataattgctcccacagttgatttcttcaaaccaagctgcttacctattgcagattcagtcttcccagcctggtgcaggtctacaattttgtttctggtgtcctttgacagctctttggtcttggccatagtggagtttggagtgtgactgtttgaggttgtggacaggtgtcttttatactgataacaagttcaaacaggtgccattaatacagttaacgagtggaggacataggagcctcttaaagaagaagttacaggtctgtgagagccagaaatcttgcttgtttgtaggtgaccaaatacttattttccaccataatttgcaaataaattccttaaaaatcctacaatgtgattttctggaatttttttccacaatttgtctctcatatttgacgtgtacctatgatgaaaattacaggcctctctcatctttttaagtgggagaacttgcacaattggtggctgactaaatactttttttccccactgtagagtccccagagccagggtgtgacaacaacaaacctgccaagagagggccgcccaccaaaactcatggaccaggcaaggagggcattaatcagaggcaacaaagagaccaaagataaccctgaaggagctgcaaagctccacagcggagattggagtatctgttgataggaccactttaagccatacactccacagagctgggctttacggaagagtggccagaaaaaaagccattgcttaaagaaaaaattaagaaaacacGTTTGCCAaatggcatgtgggagactccccaaacatatggaagaaggtactctggtcagatgagacaaaaattgagctttttggccatcaaggaaaaggctatgtctggcgcaaacccaacacctcttatcaccccgagaacaccatccccacagtgaagcatggtggtggcagcatcatactgtggggatgtttttcatcggcagggactgggaaactggtcagaattgaaggaatgatggatggcgctaaatatagggaaattcttgagggaaacctgtttcagtcttccagagatttgagactgggacggaggttcaccttccagcaggacaatgaccctaagcatactgataaagaaacactcaagtggtttaaggggaaacatttcaatgttttggaatggcctagtcaaagcccagacctcaatccaattgagaatctgtggtatgacttaaagattgctgtacacaagtggaacccatccaacttgaaggagctggagcagttttgccttgaagaatgggcaaaaatcccagtggctagatgtgccaagcttatagagacataccccaagagacttgcagctgtaattgctgcaaaaggtggctttgggggggtgaatagttatgcacgctcaagttttcttctttttttgtcttatttcttgtttgtttcacaataaaacatattttgtatcttcaaagtggtaggcatgttgtgtaaatcaaatgatacaaaccccccaaaaatcaattttaattccaggttgtaaggcaacaaaataggaaaaatgccaaggggggtgaatactttcgcaagccactgtaccttaaTAATCACTCACTAGTGACATCACCCTCTGAAACTCCCCAACACGTGAAATCACTCCGTCAGAACTGCCAGATTTTCAATCCACACCATTCTTCATTTAAAAATCCCTCCACAAAGATGGGTAAACGCTGACACACATTCTAGCATACTGGTCTGTATTGTAGGAATGTTTCCCTGGCCTGAAGCATTCCTTAGACTACAATGGAGCCTTCTGCTTCACATGACACTCAGCTCAGCAGCGAGTTCTTTTAATCTCATGACTGCCAGACCCTTTTACACTGCTAAACCTCTACTTttatttttctgtctctctctctttctgcctggctcctgtctctccctgcctctatctctctctccaggcctcTCAGCCTCTGCCTCTCTGATGTCTCTGTCCTGGATGATCGCCTCCTACCAGAAGGTTCTGAGGGACTCCCGGGACGACAAGCTGCCCATGTCCTACAAGGCCGTCATTGTACAAATCCTATGGCACCTGTTTACCATCGGAGCTCGTACAATGGCCTTCGCTCTGTTTGCCTCTGTATTCCAACTCTACTTTGGTATCTTCATCGTGGCCCATTGGTGCATCATGACATTCTGGATCATTCAAGGCGAAACAGACTTCTGCATGTCCAAATGGGAGGAGATAATCTATAACATGGTGGTCGGCATTGTGTATGTTTTCTGTTGGTTTAGCGTAAGAGAGGGGCGCACACGCTGCCGTATGCTCATCTACAGCGTGGTTGTATTTATTGAGAACGTGGCACTCACCACATTCTGGTATCTGTACCGTGGCCCACAGACCTCAGACTTTAATGCCCTGCTCACAGTGTGCATGGTGGTCAGTAGCTACGCTCTGGGCACCTTCTTTATGTTCGTCTACTACTGCCTGCTGCACCCTGACGGTCCTATCTCAGGGTGGGGATGTGGGGTGCCGGAGGAGGTAACAGTGGAGTCCTGCCTTTCCCcagcttcctctctccctccagatgTAGTGGCCAGCCCCCCCAGGACCCTGCAGAGGACTAAAGGGGGAGACCGTGAGCAGATGGGAGGGGCTAATGCAGATGTGTTTCTAGTACGAACACTTAAAAGAGGAGCCAAGGCCACTTTTCCACCCCTCGCCCCTAGTACAGAGGGGCCAGTCATCCGTATTGACTTGCCCAGGAAGAAGTACCCTGCCTGGGATGCCCACTTCATCGACCGCAGGCTGCGCAAAACCATCCTGGTGCTCGAGGGTGCTGCTCCGGTCACACCAAGGATCCAGTACCGCTGTCTGGGCTCACCCACAGAGGTGATGGAGTATGAGACCACGGTGTGAACCGCAGAGAGTGCTGTTACTCAACTGGCTTTCAGCCAGCCGGCAAGGCCCCACAGTGGCACACAGCTGACTAACTCTCTCTGAGGATCAGTTCTGCTCTATAGCCCCTCGGTGTTGTGAAGCATCAAGGGTACACTGACAAGGAGAGGTGGAGTGTGTCCAAATGTTTTCACATTAAAGGTCTGGGACAGAAAGACACAATGTCTGATGTGGCCTAAGTAGGTGACTAGGTGAGGTGTGTGTTTTGGTGTCAGTATAATTTCTCAGGTTAGGGGGATGGTACAGGGAGGATTATGtgccaggggtcagaggttagggatCAGTGAACATGCAGAGGGACACCGAAAGAGGAGCTGGGCTTCGTGGCTAGCTGTCAATCAGAGGGAAACCATCCTCAATGAACGTGCTTCAAAATAATGTCCTCTCAAGCCAAGACAAATACCATCAGAGACAATACCTAAACATATGAATACCTATGACAATATTTCTGTTAATTTATTATGATAATACACCATAACAGTAAATAAGTCACATGGGTATGCTTAATACATACCCATCTAATGGAGCTACTGGAACAGGACATTTTAACCTGAAGATGACAAAGGAAGATCTTATTGCTGTGTGTGATTTGTCATAGCTATTTATGCATGTTTAAGTAATCTCAAAGCCTTAATAAATTGTCGAAAATCCATAGGACAATTTCTAAAGAGCAACATAAATTGAACAAATGTATCGAGATGAATGTTCAGTACACTATGTTTTTATACAGTTGGTGTGGTATTACCACAACGTTCCTGTAGTACAACAAACAGGAAGTAGGCTGGATACGGAATATGCAGGATTGCTGTACCATGGATTACTATATTATGTCTAACTTGTCTGGACTCTGGATGCCGTGTATAAAATAGTTTAGATATCTGTCAATCTTCATGAGGATGATACAGTATGTGTTTCGTGTGTATCTAGGTTGTCATTGCTCGATAAATAAGTGTTCTTTCTAACACAAAAAATGGAGCGTATCAACTTTAAATCCAGAAGAAGACAGAACCATTATGTggctgagaggttgaaactgggaGCATTTTTATGTGAGGAGCGTGTGTGCGCTTGTTCGTGCACGTGTATGTTGTACATTGGGGTTCATATGATATTGTGTCGTAGAAAGATGATGAGGCGTTAGTTCTTAATGCTGTCCAGTTAACTCAATTATCCTGTTAGCACGCAGATGAAATCAGTATCTCCACATAGCCACAGAACTATGAAGCCACGGCTCCATGTTGGTGCTAACTGTTGAGTCTGTGTATAACACCACGGCTTAACTTATACAGTGTTCTTGTCTGGATTCATCCATCAAACCATACTGGTTTGTCTGGGCTGTACCTCAAAAACACATACCAGAATCAAAGCCTTAAACTGGTCGTTCCAGACTGTTGCTGGTCACtgcagaaaaaaaaaagaaaagacttTCATTATGTTGTTGTTGGGAAAATAAAGAGCAATGTGTTTACCTTCTGTATGACCAAGTCATTCTTTCAATGTGTGATTTTCAGAAACCAAATGCAACCACAACTATCCAAAATATAGCTAATTATCccaaatatacatacatacataaatgtATATGTGGGAACTGGAAATCCAGCTTTCAGGtcagttaaatacagttatcaaaCTACTGTAGAATGGTTTAAATGTGAATCATTCAATTAGACAGAGGtacagagacagatggagagagagacgagcAAATCCTTCTACTAAAGTGACAGATTGTTCTGATTAGATTGCCCAGTGGTAAACAGCTAAATCCTGTCTCATGTAGCAGTGGATCAGTGGATTATGAAACATTACTCCGTTGGCTGCTGGCACCTGAGTCCAGCCAGAGGTCATTGGGCCAGGTGGGGCTCTCTCCACAaaattctttattttttataataattttCAACAGAAAACGGTTCACTTCCCA
Encoded proteins:
- the LOC121545691 gene encoding XK-related protein 7, with product MAAKSDGAPVSLRNDILPECLSGSDQRSLQCHPARKRYSLLDCSWTLCALLVFFSDGASDLWLAADYYLRRNYWWFALTLVFVIVPSVVVQVLSFRWFAYDYSDTNDSSTAAAAVVAASDAKSHFSTKDSDQGVAGRDAAVGALPTTGTMGGARGCCRAFMWLFQCFIHIFQLAQVWRYVHALYLGVQSRWRGDHERRHFYWRMMFESADISMLRLLESFLKSAPQLVLQLSIMVQASQVLPLQGLSASASLMSLSWMIASYQKVLRDSRDDKLPMSYKAVIVQILWHLFTIGARTMAFALFASVFQLYFGIFIVAHWCIMTFWIIQGETDFCMSKWEEIIYNMVVGIVYVFCWFSVREGRTRCRMLIYSVVVFIENVALTTFWYLYRGPQTSDFNALLTVCMVVSSYALGTFFMFVYYCLLHPDGPISGWGCGVPEEVTVESCLSPASSLPPDVVASPPRTLQRTKGGDREQMGGANADVFLVRTLKRGAKATFPPLAPSTEGPVIRIDLPRKKYPAWDAHFIDRRLRKTILVLEGAAPVTPRIQYRCLGSPTEVMEYETTV